In Notolabrus celidotus isolate fNotCel1 chromosome 10, fNotCel1.pri, whole genome shotgun sequence, one DNA window encodes the following:
- the LOC117820770 gene encoding vesicle-associated membrane protein 8-like, protein MDIDQERGGVEHEPESKDKVQTLKDQVDGVKNIMTQNVDRILARGERLDDLMDKSEDLQAGAQHFKQTSQKVARNYWWKNVKLIVVIVVVVLIIVLIIILLATGVIPVGTPLPSITPTKAP, encoded by the exons GAGCGTGGGGGTGTGGAACATGAACCAGAGTCCAAGGACAAGGTGCAGACCTTGAAGGATCAGGTAGATGGAGTGAAAAACATCATGACGCAGAATGTGGACCGGATCCTGGCCCGAGGAGAGAGACTGGATGATCTAATGGACAAGTCAGAGGATCTGCAGGCGGGG GCTCAGCACTTCAAGCAGACTTCTCAGAAAGTAGCTCGCAATTACTGGTGGAAGAATGTGAAGCTGATCGTGGTCATCGTGGTGGTCGTCCTCATCATCGTTCTCATCATCATCCTGCTAGCAACCGGAGTGATTCCTGTCGGCACTCCATTGCCTTCAATCACTCCAACCAAAGCACCATAA